The genomic DNA tatttagaagcATGTTCAAATGACTAAAGCTGGGCTCCTAAACTCGAGAACTTTGGTGCAGTAGGTGAGCTGCAGTTACTAACTTctgcaaattaaaagcacacaACTACAACCAAATAAAAACCCAACAAGAAAATACTGTCaaacttacaaaattttaaagtcattgcTAGAAAAAGCGCTTGTGGTCAAGATGTTAAAACTGAACCAAAAGATTACTCTTAAGAaagtttcctttctgtttctataccTGTGTTACTGTTAAAATGTTCAAGTATTCAGACAAAATGTGCTGATTAGGTAAACAACATGGAAGGCAATGGCTATTAGAagcacatttggaaaaaaaaaaaaatccaaaaaacaaacaaaaagcccagagACTTGGCGCTATCCTCTCCTGTTACACAGATTTTTGTCTCTACTACGAACATGCTTCTTGAGAAAGAACTAAAAAAGCAACTGTGATAGTGCAAGAAAACTTTAACAAATATTGCTTTAAACTATtattcagaaagacaaatattaagaACTAGAAAGcgtatatgattttatttgaattcaatTTTACATGTGCAGAAGTCTACTAGATGTCAATTACAAGCCTGACAGGCAAAGCTGAGCGATCTCTGTTTAGGTATACAATTAATTTACCATGGATACAATATCCCTTTTCAAAGGCATTGCTAAGTAGGTCATAACTAAATTTAGAActtcacagaaaggaaaatgttactgCTGCAATTCGATGCTGTAAATGAGATTAACACATGTGAAAACCTAATGGAATCAAATGCTTAACTCTTCAGCTAGATGCTCTACAATCAATTTCAAATATCAATTGTAACTTTCAGAACATGTTAATTACAAAAACACATCACAAACTGCACTTGAAGAAAAGGGATACTCCATCCATATAGGTAAAACGtgatctttagtttctttttacaaCACTGCCACACGTAAACCAAGTCTCAAAGTATTAACCAACCATTTAAAGGAGAAAGATTTTACAAATAGAATGAAGCACTGGCGCGAGGTAATATACAGAAGTAACCATTTGTTTAAGgctcaatttttttctccattataactttcttttaaaaggcaTTGAGTAGGTAATACTGAGTTtgagtatttaataaatacaagtTGAGAAACTGATTaaagaaatcaattaaaatattaaaaattaattcttgcATATTAGCCATCAATAAGAACTTAGAAAGCTACAAAAGGACTGATTGATAAAGAACAGATTTTAAACATATGGTAAACGTGCTAAGCATTCCTGTTGAAGGTCGATGGATCTTGAAGGCCAAAGACCTTATGCACTTAATTAGATGTATGGCAACATGCTGTAATAGAGACAGGTTTACCAAGGCTCAGTTCTGCAACCCAGGTTGTAAAGTTCTCCAAAGCAGCATCTGTGCAAATTTCCTCTGAGTTTTATCTGCAATTAAGATTAAAACGTTgtaaaaagatagaaatatagatcACAGTTTAAAATGAGAACACTGACAACAGGTCTGTATACACATGGAACTGGTACCAGAAGAAGTATCTGAAGGTGGAATTTCACTGTGTTCCCCATCAGTTTcaattaaaaagtgattttatgtGGTCAAAAAAAgccactgaggggcgcctgggtggctccggcgGATGagaggccgacttcggctcaggtcatgatctcgcggtctgtgagttcgagccccgcgtcgggctctgtgctgacagctcggagcctggagcctatttcagattctgtgtctccctctctctgaccctcccccgttcatgctctgtctctctctgtctcaaaaataaataaacgttaaaaaaaatttttaaaaaaaagtcactgaaaatTAGCAACAGACACTAATGATGCACTGGATATAGTCTATTGTGTGTATGTAACTctggcttatttttaaatacGTTATTATACTTTATACAATATCAACAATGTTCTTACTGGTTTAAAAGATTTTACAGTATAAAAGTGGCAAATAGTACTTCTACTTGGAATCTGATTTCTTCATATTTGTCATGGGAAATGGCACTAgaattaaatgcatattaattaTGAGCAAACTTGACAGTATGCACAACTTTtcaaagttttgggttttttagaaattttaaaataagaaaatgccatTCCATCACGGTCTAGCTATTGAGCACCTCCTAAGTGCCCTGACTTGGGTTAGATGCTAGGTGACAGCAGTTCAGCGGCTGCCATTCCGGCTGCCCTTTTTTCGgacatccctcccccccccccccccccccccccgccacaggcACTTCTATGATCGgggtttctctgtctctactCTTACAGTTGATATACTTCTGCCCTTCTAATTAATACcgagggaaaagaaaatctatcATTCAGACACCAAGTCCTTTAACTGTGTTGGATCATCAAATGGCTTCAAAGGGAGTAGAATTACATTTGTCttttaatgtaaaaagtaaaagttgTTAAATAAAGCCAGAAACAAAGAGCAGAATAGGGACTATGAAAGAATGCCAAGTGAAACCAATTTAAGATCATCTAAAGGCTCTACCAATATTTATACCTGCGTAATTTTAATTTCATGACACCTACACTTCTAGTAGTGTCCAAAGAGCCTGAGAGAACTCTTTATTAGCAGCTATAtcataaaaatgacttttaaagaatgtctctctgctccttattGAAATTCTGCCACCTAAACACAtgaggaaaaatagaaacatttgcctcctttgaaattattataatacattttttttccaattaaaattaaACGTTTTTTGCATCAAAGTAAATTGTTAATTAGGACACTGGTTACTGAACCTTGAGTGAGTCCAGTTTCCTCCTCAtcaaaataaccataaaaattctTTCCTCAAGGACTGTGATAAGTGTCACATAAGGTGATATGTGACAGCACCTTACAAAGTATGCAAATGTCAGGTACCTCTCCTCATTTCTCGACTATGTTATAAATTCTAGAAGACCAGAATTATGTCTTTGATATCCAGACTAAAGACCTCTATATTTTGTAGCcttgtttgaatttttatacCTATTATGAACACAACAGCATTTCAATATATATACGAATTTCAATGGGAAGACTTTTCAGTAATTCAGACTAGACTTTTCTCAATTGATCTCCATTAATACCATTTGTTGTAATTTTTAatctacatttttcaaaataaattataaagagtTTGAGATTTTCAAATATGATTACGTCTCTTAAATAGTGAAAACTTGTAATATATGGTGTTTTAATAGCTCAGGCATTCTCTGAAATCAAATTGAGGATGTAGTAATTATTTGTTTCTAgccaaaataaacactaagaataCAAACTGGCTTATTAACTGTAATCGACATTAAATAAAAGGTGATACATACATCATTTCCCACCCTCTAAAAGCTTGATTAACATTTGGTCCATCCACATTCTGCAGGATGACAATACTCCAGTGAAATCAAGAGACCTAGATAAATCTCAGGTGAGACTCAACAATATTAATATGAGGCACACCATTAAACAAAGTATTAATGCCAGCTATTTTTCAGAAGAGTAATAAACTTTGATTCTTTGCAGTAATAAATCCCGAAGCAAAAGCTTGCATTAAGCAGAAAGGACAGTCTCCCTCAGATTAGAATTTCGCAGAATGCGAAATATAAATGTTATTGCTCCACACTGTGACAGGAAAATTTTCAGTGTACTAACAActctcattcatttaaaaaacattccagAAGCTTTAAAGGCAGCTGGTCAAACTCATACTTTTGAGCTCCCAGGATATCACATCCAGACAAGTTGCAGAAGTAGAACTCGCTGCTtgtgagacagaacacaagtgatCCTTGTCCTCAACTCTCGAGTTTCCAGCAAGACACCCAACAAATCTCAACTCTGGAAGCTTCTGCTCAAACTCTTGCTTAACTGGTTtcactttttcactttctttctaaaTTAGATTTTGTTAAGGAAGAGCgcacgcacgcgtgcacacacacagtctgaAACAACAGTCCAAACCTTTTGCTCAAGAAATTATGAAACAGGGTCTACCAAGCAGGGCAAATTGGAACCCGAGAGTACCAAACACAGAACTTAAAGAACAAAGATTGTTATTTCTGTCAGCCTGAAGAAAGGGGAGATTCTTGATTCCAGACCAGCACATCATTTCACGTGGCAGCAGAATGCCTGGGATATTAACAAAGACTCCTGAAACGCATAGCAGTCATAGAATGTCTTTTTAGCTTGGCTAGATTTACCATTTCTAAATACAATGGTATTTCCTAGCATTCTTTTTAGCAACTATCAATGTGCAACCataatcaattttaatttttttccagttttagacATGTGATATTCTGGGGATTTAactgaaggaatttttttaagaaatgaatttccCATCACATTTTTTACTTGGCATTTCTATATCCAAGTTAAATATCAGTTATGTTAGCAAAACACTAGGTTAGAATTCTGTTGATAGATGTTATGTTTTTGTTAAatatcttgtttctttctctaatttgcGTAATACTCATGAAACTTGTTGGCGGGTAGAGAGGGGGATTCGGTCACTAGAAGTGTTCACCTGTCATCCACTAAACATAAAGAGCACAGGCTGGAACTATGGCATCGCATCTTTGAATGAAAGTGGAACCATGCTTTTAGGAGAATATGCACTCTAAAAGTTTATGGGAAACCGAGAGTAGAAAGGAagggataaaatatttttcttctgtcctaGACCTGAAGTCTCCTTAAGTTTAAAGAATTCAATTCTGAGATCTCAAGTAGTAGGACCTGTCCACTGCTAATAAGCAGAGTGTGAGCCTAATGATCTGATTCCTACTGCCAGCTTCGAATTAAACCAGGTAAGGTACTACTCCCCTCGACTCTAAACAGCTTTTTCTGAACCTGATGCTCTTACAACTGTGGCTAACCAAAAGAATTTGTGAGCATGTTTTTGGTAGGGTAAGTTTTTCCAACAGCTGACAGGACTTAAGTTTTTCTTGGTGATATTATCTTCTGGATTTTAGAATTCCACCCAGAAGTAATCCCACGAGGAGAATCTTTCCTGTAGTATGGCTAGAATACTTCCTTGGTGGCAATTCTCCAACTCTATGATGCAATTTTTGTTAATTCTACTGATGGTTCATTCTAAGCCAGAGAGGTAATGGAGTAAAACTGAATGGCTCATATGCATTTCATTCTGCAATAAAAGCCTAATCTTGAGGTTAAAAGGAAGCAATTAAAGAGGGAACAGATATACAAAGAGTCATTCTAATCACCAGACACCTCCACACCCAGAGCAGGTCTAACTAGGCATCTATTTCACACTGAACAGTCCCAGACCATGAACCTTTTGGcagggacagggggtggggggtggtctggGAAAATTAGCAGAGGCAGAAAGGATGCTTTTACCCCAGGTCCACTGACTGCAGTTCCTTAGGGCACACACTACCCCCCAAAGCATGCTCCCTGCTCCATCCAGGGCCGGGCTCTATTTTGGCTCACCATGTGAGCTGGATGACAAATGAGCATTTCAAATAAGCTGTTTTCCTTACTCAAGGTGATATGCAAAAtagggcagggggaaaaaaaaaaaggaagtatctAAACTGTAACTTCTGCAACAGAATTCCACCCCAGTGTTTTACTGATACGATTAATATTTAACTTGGATATGAAAATGCCAGCATTTGAAAGTACACgatgtaatttaattttcatgattttcccTTTGCCATTTGCTAAATCCTCGGCATATCATATCTAATTAAAAGCCGGGGGGAAAAAGATTAGAAACAATTCTGATTccacataaatatgttttaaaaaccctgaaaatGCTAATCAATCCCACTGTGTTTAGAAATGGTAAGGCCAGCTAGACTAAAATGACATTCATAGATAGTTCAGCCTTTCAGGAGCCTTTGTTAACATCCCGGGCATTCTGCTGCCACGTGAAATGATGTGCTGGTCTTGAATCAAGAATCTCGCTTTTTCTTCAGGCTGACATATATAATGAACTGAGGGTGACATAAATAATGATCTTTGTTCTCTCAGTTTGATTGCTGGTGTTTGGTACTCTTATGCACCATTTACTCTCTTTGGGAGAACCCATTCCATAATACCCAgagaaaaataggataaaatctTGCAGGAGACCTTCAATCTGTAGTGAAGAACACCTTTTTtattctggttttctcttttttttttttttttataacttttatcaATACTGGACTGAGATACGGAAATCCTtgagaaataatctttaaaaaaattctatttgccAAAAGGTTATTTACCAAACTGTCACATTTAAAGGATAACTTTATGGCATTTCCCACCTTCCTTTCAGGGAATCAACAGACTACTAATTTACAATATTATTTTGCCCCTTTTTGGCATTCCTTCTGTTTGGAAGTcacctctacccccacccccaccccctccaatcCTACCCATTCTCCAAGACCTGAGTCAAATACTACTTGTGCCCCAATCCCTCTAAATCGGTGGTTCTTAGCCAGGGGTGACTTTGCCCCCTAGGAGACATTAGGCAAGGTTTGGAGATATCCTTGCTTGTCACAACTAAGGGGCGGGGAgaatgctactggcatctagtaggtagaggccagggatgctgctaagcaTCCCACAATGCATAGGGCAGTTCCCATAAGAAAGAGCTCAGAATACTGAGAAATCTCCTCTAACTGACCATAGTCTCTCCTTTCCCTGAATGCCCACAGCGCTGTGATTTGCTTCTTTTATAGTATTATGGGATGATTAACAAACACCCATCATTCTCTAGAACAGTAGAGCAAAAGAGCCGATTGTCAATTATTTACAGCAATATACAGAGGAGCTATGATGTAGTTAATAAAGGCAAAACAGGGCTTCAACGCTGACCTGGGTTTCTATTACACTGCTCCTGCACAGTAAAGAAGTCTCCCAAGGCCCTTGATGGCAGGCTCCTGGGGTAAGGAAACCCACCACGAGAGCAGCACATAAAGAATCTGGGTATCCAAAGGCACTCTAAGACTCCTGCCAGCAGGAGGGTGAAAGGTGAGGAAACAATCCTGGGAGCCATGCAGATAAACAGGTGTTGGGCAAGAGACCCAAACTGAAGGTGACCCAAATTGAAAGGTGGTTAAGAAATAAACatgaggaggggcgcctgcgtggctcagtcggttgagcgtccgacttcggctcaggtcatgatctcgcggcttgtgagtttgagccccgcgtcgggctctgtgctgacagctcagagcctggaacctgcttcggattgtgtgtctccctccctctctacccctcccccgctcaggctctgtctctgtctcaaaaataaacaaacaaaaaaataaataaaagaaagaaagaaatgtgaggaATTCTCAGAAGCAATTTTTAGAGCATTACAATTTTCCCTTTCAATTAAGAGCAGCCAACTTACAACAATCACAGGAGTCCTCCTGACTTATTTGAATATTATCATTCCTCACCTGGACAAAAGGTACTCTTCTAAGTATTAAGGACAAACACTTCTCAAGTCACCTTTACTTGTCAAAGTTTGATCTTCCGTCTAGATCTGGGACTGACAGACGTCAGAGCTCCACACCTCGAGCTGCAGGACTCAGAATCCGTCGCCTATTTTTTAGATACATTAGTGAGGAAGCACAACCACAAACTTTACAGGCCTCAGGCTACACATGCCCATACGCATCGATTCAACTTTACTtgatttcaggaaagaaaatgcatataGTGTGCTTTATTCTAAAAGATCTTGCTCAGGGAACTTCCTCTAATATTTTCAGACACTCAgttgatgagatttttttttcaatgctcaCACCTACAACTGTGTATTCTgcttacaaaaatgaaaaccaagcaAAAAAATCACACAGGCAACTTGCCTATTATTATAAAAAACGAGCaatttttggtgtattttcttgtttttagtaCATTAACAAAAAACTTAAACACAGTTGGCTTGAGATATAAAGCAATTCAATTTAATCATTCCCGTAGGTAACCAAATGGATTCAAAGCCATTTAGATCACAagctgcaaaatgaaataaacctaAAGAGAACAGGGAGTAAGAAAGATCTAAAAATCGCTCTGGAAATTATCCATCTGCCAATCGGAATTTTATTCAAAGTTTACTTCCTGTAGCTGTCTACATTAATGATGCAAAGAAAGCTGGGAACATTTTGTGGGAActggttaatattttataaaggtgACAACACTAAAATGTGTACACTTGTGTCATTTGGCCGGTAAAAAGTgtcagagggagaaacagagtgtaaTGGTGAAGACGCAGTCACCACACAAAACTTGCTCAAACTTGAAATCGGCTTACAATTTAGGAAAGATTACGGAAACACgaacacaggactcaatcccctACATACGTCTGTTCCTGCTTCAAAAAACTATACCGCAAGTGTGATGCCACCAGCCAAACATGTGCTGCAGGGAGTCTGAACGGCGACGCTGTAACAGAGGTGGCTgggtagaagaaaataaatgtgttctcATCATATTCCGGTATGCTAAAAGGCTGGTGTGTGAAAGCATTTGGAATAAAGCACTGCTGTCATCCTTCATTTTCAAAGGTGACACTACCTGACAGAGGATCTTGTCTGAAAAGATAAATTAGGGACCGTTACTCTTTTCTCCAGGGAGCATACATAAGCCAGACCTTTGATTAGGAATCATCACTGCAATCTGCAATGCCTGCTGCCATTCGCAGCACTGCCTCCTAGACTTGAGGTCAGTCTTGGCTCCAAGCAATCAATTCCATTCCTGAGACTGTAAGGCCAGTCTGGCATTTGCTGTGGCTTCCCAGTCACCCAGGCTATTGGTTGTTTTATCTTATTATCTAAGTGTTACTGTCTAAGTGGGACTATCTACGCAATGATAACCTAGGTTAAGAGATCGTGATGTGAATACAATAATCCCACTTAAAATGCTCAATAACTTTtacataattttgctttttcaaaaactCATTTGACAAAACTTTTATGAAGTTATCCATGAAATGTTTCAAGGTTTTGTTATCGTTCCAATCAACTCCATCATTtactaaactaaataaaaatgttgcttGGGCTTGGGTGCGTCTCTTCTAACACATCGCAGATGATTCCACCAGACTCTCATTTGGGCCATACGTTCATAATGAAGTCAAGATACATGTGGCACTGTAATTTGTTATTATCAGAGGTCACTTAAGTCCCTCAAGTGCAAGGTACAGATGAACTTGATTAAATAATCATCTTGTTATATCAAGCACTTGGGTGATTAGTAAATTGATGATTTCAATTACAGCAGCTCTCTAGCCTGGGACAGAAAAGTGTAGGAAACCTAAAACTAATCACGTTCTGAAATTATTATTGGATGTAAAATCACCAGAACAGGGGAAAGGTGTAGCATCCTTTAACTCACTCCACCCCAAAGGAATGTTATCAGTGAAGCAGAGaacattcagttttaaaaaataaatcttagtgaTAGGAATACATGCAATTTCTTACCTTCATTTTGCTTATCtgtatctgttttattttcttcactgaatGTTGACTATTTTGTGCTAagggaaatgttattttaaaagcaaagagatTGAAGGTAGCACAATGTGTATTAATATTAACCAGCTTTTTGTTACACTTGATCAAAAACAATACACTCTCTGGCTCATAAGCTTCCGTCAACAACTAACCTGCTCGGTATGGCCATGATTGAGGTTCTTTTTTACTGGACAACGCAAGTTGTACAACACTGATCTTGCTTCTCCGGCAGGGATGAATAGTTCATTTGCCTGACGATCTCAGCAAAAAGTTCATCCACCATTGATTTACTTTTTGCCGATGTTTCCATGAAAGGACAGCCCCATTCTTGAGCCAGAGCTCTGCCTTCGGAAGACATAACCTCTCTTTCTGGTTCCAGATCCACTTTGTTTCCTACTAGGATTAGTGGGACTTTTTCATATCTCTTCACTCTGACAATCTGATCTCTCATTGGCTTGATATCCTATTCAAAtgatcacaaaaagaaaaaaagtcatgcaGTTTGCATAACCATAACAGAAGTTATTACAATATCACAAGATAATAATTCCTCGGGAAGTACAGAAAGTTTAATCCAAAATAAAACCATACACCTAAACcgagaaaatgttattttctccaCTGAGGTAGGAACTAGATAATCTCCACAGACCTCAGCTGCTGGGTTTCTGTCTAGAATATAAAATGTAGGCTGCACACTAACTTTAGGACTCATTGAATCCCTTCTTTCCCCCAGCCTATGCAGatttaaaaagtttccaaataTGAGGAATCCATTTGTACAGAAGGATGTTTGGCTAGCTCCTTAATCCTCCCGGCTTGGCATCATTCCTGAAAACACCTGTTATCCCAGCACAGGACTGCAGCATCTATGCATTCCTAACCATTTAGCAAGAGTGCTTGAGAGAAAGTGTTTCAGGTGGGAACAAAAACACTGGTGCCTAGAAGACCAGTTCAAAACAGATTCATACacttaaacatttccttttaaatgtacTGGTAGGCCTTTATTCCAGTAAAATCAGACACCTTAAAATACACGAGAAACGAATGTAACAGTGAGCAGCAGCTCCTGGGAGACAAACGT from Leopardus geoffroyi isolate Oge1 chromosome X, O.geoffroyi_Oge1_pat1.0, whole genome shotgun sequence includes the following:
- the RAP2C gene encoding ras-related protein Rap-2c — translated: MREYKVVVLGSGGVGKSALTVQFVTGTFIEKYDPTIEDFYRKEIEVDSSPSVLEILDTAGTEQFASMRDLYIKNGQGFILVYSLVNQQSFQDIKPMRDQIVRVKRYEKVPLILVGNKVDLEPEREVMSSEGRALAQEWGCPFMETSAKSKSMVDELFAEIVRQMNYSSLPEKQDQCCTTCVVQ